The Medicago truncatula cultivar Jemalong A17 chromosome 4, MtrunA17r5.0-ANR, whole genome shotgun sequence genome includes a region encoding these proteins:
- the LOC11437901 gene encoding microtubule-associated protein 70-5, which translates to MLKVREREMVRCEKQYGKEPPVVLSDPMVLEINRLHNQFKEKVKDVATCQSEIKALRSTEALKDKAIEELINEVSKLDERLRVTEDRLKQKNIGIKKLTDKKKSAMAAQYAAEATLRRVHANQNDEDSVPIDNVIAPLQAEIKMYRNEITALQEDNKTLERLKKSKEKALLDAERILQSALEKALIIEEVQNQNFDLKRQIDIYQEETKILEKSHRQKILEVEKLSQTIQELEEVILANGATANVVRDYQRQFSELQEEKRTLERELERVKVSANRIANGKANEWKDENDKVMPVKQWLEERRIIQAEMQRLKDKLAISERTAKAESQMKEKLKVRLKTLEEGLKHSSISKAEKSNIISSPTASGGPKKRSTSQPRASAIGSPLFQQTNIKNNTNTVDGNLKQENPIKMKYTSAENMLKKRIWTSRSKVADGGEKENEIQVNTDMNLNQFNAESEAAEIKTIVDVNEDFQSKKPNYSCSDDLVSGFLYDRLQREVIKLRKSCETKDSRLQAKDEEIKMFMKKVDALTKSMEVECKKMKRDAAAREKEVSTILSSDDNRKNRNEDSSKRVMKKH; encoded by the exons ATGCTAAAAGTGAGGGAAAGGGAAATGGTGAGGTGTGAAAAGCAATATGGAAAGGAGCCTCCAGTTGTCCTCTCAGATCCTATGGTGTTGGAGATTAATCGTTTGCATAACCAATTCAAAG AAAAAGTTAAGGATGTAGCAACTTGTCAGAGTGAAATCAAAGCACTAAGGTCAACTGAAGCTCTGAAGGATAAGGCCATAGAAGAG CTGATAAATGAAGTCAGTAAACTCGACGAGAGACTTAGAGTTACAGAGGATCGTCTTAAGCAAAAG AATATAGGAATCAAGAAACTGACAGACAAAAAGAAAAGTGCAATGGCTGCACAATATGCCGCAGAAGCAACACTTAGAAGGGTGCATGCAAACCAAAACGATGAAGATTCTGTTCCAATTGATAACGTCATTGCCCCTCTTCAAGCTGAGATTAAAATGTATAGGAATGAG ATAACAGCACTTCAAGAAGATAACAAAACTTTAGAACGACTCAAAAAGTCGAAAGAGAAGGCATTGCTAGATGCAGAGAGGATTTTGCAAAGTGCACTAGAGAAGGCTCTAATAATTGaagaagttcaaaatcaaaattttgatttaaagaGACAGATTGATATCTACCAG GAGGAGACCAAAATTTTAGAGAAATCTCACCGCCAAAAGATTCTTGAAGTTGAAAAGCTTAGCCAAACCATTCAAGAACTTGAGGAAGTCATCTTAGCTAATGGCGCTACAGCTAACGTTGTTCGCGATTACCAAAGACAGTTTTCTGAATTGCAA GAGGAGAAAAGGACACTAGAGAGGGAGCTAGAAAGAGTAAAAGTTTCGGCCAATAGAATTGCAAATGGCAAGGCTAATGAGTGGAAGGATGAAAATGACAAGGTCATGCCTGTCAAGCAATGGCTAGAAGAGAGAAGGATTATACAG GCAGAGATGCAAAGGTTGAAAGACAAGCTAGCTATATCAGAGAGAACAGCCAAGGCAGAATCACAGATGAAG GAAAAACTAAAAGTGAGACTAAAAACACTGGAGGAAGGTTTAAAACattcttcaatttcaaaagCAGAAAAGTCTAACATCATAAGTTCCCCAACAGCAAGTGGTGGTCCAAAAAAGAGATCCACATCACAACCAAGAGCATCTGCGATTGGGAGTCCTTTGTTTCAACagacaaatataaaaaacaacacaaacacTGTTGATGGGAATTTAAAACAGGAAAATcctattaaaatgaaatatacttCTGCAGAAAACATGTTGAAGAAAAGGATATGGACTTCAAGAAGTAAAGTTGCTGATGGTGgtgaaaaggaaaatgagatACAGGTGAACACAGACATGAATTTAAACCAGTTCAATGCTGAAAGTGAAGCAGCAGAAATCAAAACAATTGTTGATGTGAATGAAGACTTCCAAAGCAAGAAACCAAATTACTCGTGCAGTGACGATTTGGTGTCAGGTTTTTTGTATGATAGGCTGCAAAGAGAGGTCATTAAATTGAGGAAGTCTTGTGAAACCAAAGACAGTAGGTTGCAAgctaaagatgaagaaattaaG ATGTTCATGAAAAAAGTTGATGCACTGACCAAGTCCATGGAAGTAGAGtgcaagaaaatgaaaagagatGCAGCTGCTAGAGAAAAGGAGGTTTCAACAATATTAAGTTCAGATGATAACAGGAAAAACAGAAACGAAGACTCCTCTAAAAG GGTGATGAAAAAACATTGA
- the LOC11437310 gene encoding pollen-specific leucine-rich repeat extensin-like protein 2 — translation MGEKEKVKVTIMKLKVDLQCAKCYKKVKKVLCKFPQIRDQVYDEKNNIVTITVVCCSPEKIRDKICCKGCGAIKSIEIVEPPPPPKPKEPEKPKEPVKPKEPEKPKEPEKPKNPEKPKEPEKPKEPEKPKEPEKPKEPEKPKEKPAPPPPEPKPEPPKQPEKPKEKPAPPPQPMPEPAPYIPVCPPPMAVPIGVCCTPCYEGRGGGPCFEGYGGPPPAPISCYDGYYGRPVYDSYGGGRPCYVSRCDEYLCEDNATACTIM, via the exons ATGGGAGAAAAGGAAAAGGTTAAG GTAACCATAATGAAACTCAAGGTTGATCTTCAGTGCGCTAAATGCTACAAAAAAGTCAAGAAAGTTCTTTGCAAATTCCCTC AAATTCGAGACCAGGTGTACGATGAGAAGAACAACATCGTGACAATCACAGTGGTTTGTTGTAGCCCCGAGAAGATAAGAGACAAGATTTGTTGCAAAGGTTGTGGTGCCATCAAAAGCATAGAAATTGTCGAACCTCCTCCACCTCCCAAGCCTAAAGAACCAGAAAAGCCCAAGGAACCCGTCAAGCCCAAAGAGCCTGAAAAGCCCAAAGAACCAGAGAAGCCAAAAAACCCTGAAAAACCAAAGGAGCCTGAGAAGCCCAAAGAACCTGAAAAGCCCAAGGAGCCTGAAAAGCCCAAAGAGCCTGAGAAACCCAAAGAAAAGCCTGCACCTCCACCACCTGAGCCGAAGCCTgaaccaccaaaacaacctgaGAAGCCAAAAGAAAAACCCGCTCCGCCACCGCAGCCTATGCCGGAACCGGCACCTTATATTCCGGTGTGTCCACCACCTATGGCAGTTCCAATTGGAGTGTGTTGTACGCCATGCTATGAAGGTAGGGGAGGTGGGCCATGCTTTGAAGGTTACGGTGGGCCACCACCAGCACCAATAAGTTGTTACGATGGGTATTATGGAAGACCAGTTTATGATAGTTATGGTGGTGGCAGACCTTGTTATGTGAGTCGTTGTGATGAATATTTATGTGAAGACAATGCAACTGCTTGCACAATTATGTGA
- the LOC11440117 gene encoding probable serine/threonine-protein kinase PBL21 yields MILVIEGERKKLICDRSTSTTSFSFDELVIATGNFKELLGVGGFGSVYKGRLPNGELVAVKQLNPDGCQGCHEFMTELDILSVLRHANLVKLIGYCTNGDQMLLVYEYMPKGSLEAHLFVKQCLGYHNLFLISDVTQDKAPLSWSSRIKISLGAAQGLEYLHCQVDPPVIHRDLKSSNILLEHDFSAKLSDFGLAKLGPVGDDTHVSTRVMGTEGYCALEYAMTGKLTKQSDIYSFGVVLLELITGRRALDTSREAGEQYLVAWCLPYLNEPREFMHKVDPLLQGHFPNRGLRRLLLIIDMCLRENPRERPTIGEIVDALKYLSSKSTSKVYKHGLRS; encoded by the exons ATGATTTTAGTTATTGAAGGTGAAAGGAAGAAATTAATATGTGACAGAAGCACTTCAACAACTAGTTTTAGTTTTGATGAGCTTGTAATTGCGACCGGAAATTTTAAGGAATTGCTGGGGGTAGGTGGTTTTGGAAGTGTTTACAAGGGTCGTCTCCCAAACGGCGAG CTTGTTGCAGTAAAACAGTTAAATCCTGATGGTTGTCAAGGCTGTCACGAATTTATGACAGAGCTTGATATTCTAAGTGTGCTGCGTCATGCTAATCTTGTTAAGTTAATTGGTTATTGCACCAATGGAGATCAAATGCTTTTGGTTTATGAATACATGCCTAAGGGATCTCTTGAAGCTCATCTTTTTGTTAAACAATGTTTAGGAT ATCATAACTTATTTCTCATTTCAGATGTTACCCAAGACAAAGCTCCATTAAGTTGGAGCTCTCGGATAAAGATTTCTCTTGGAGCAGCTCAAGGTCTTGAGTATCTCCACTGTCAAGTTGATCCACCGGTTATCCATCGAGACTTGAAATCTTCAAACATTTTACTGGAACATGACTTCAGTGCAAAACTGTCAGATTTCGGGCTTGCTAAACTTGGACCGGTTGGAGACGACACACATGTTTCAACCCGAGTGATGGGTACCGAAGGCTATTGCGCACTAGAATATGCTATGACTGGCAAATTAACTAAACAATCCGATATCTACAGTTTTGGTGTGGTTTTGCTGGAACTGATAACCGGACGTAGAGCCCTGGATACTAGTAGGGAAGCAGGGGAGCAATACTTAGTTGCATGG tgTCTCCCATATCTGAATGAACCGAGAGAATTTATGCATAAGGTTGACCCTCTTTTGCAAGGACACTTCCCCAACCGAGGTCTGCGTCGTCTGCTTTTAATAATTGATATGTGTCTCCGGGAGAATCCAAGAGAACGTCCAACCATTGGTGAAATTGTTGATGCACTAAAATACTTATCTTCCAAGAGTACCTCTAAAGTCTATAAACATGGGTTGCGCAGCTAA